From Podospora bellae-mahoneyi strain CBS 112042 chromosome 5, whole genome shotgun sequence:
TCACGCTCCGGGAGTCGAACCCAGAACGCGTTAAATCAGTGGTGGCAGCTTGAGCCTGCTCTCAGGTCCCAACCACTGGGCCAATCAAAGCATATACTTACTCCGATTTATGAAATGTAGTCCTTGTTCGGCGCCTATAAGGCAAGGCAGTTGCTCCCTCCTTGTCACATGGTCAATATAGTGTTTAGATGATCGAGTCTGTCTTTTTATTTCGACTTTGTATTGCTCCGATCGGTATCACATTCAGCGTCGTTTACTTTTCCTCAGTTACCctttcccttgcccttgccctttccCTTGCCACCCTTGACCGCGTCGGCCGTCTCCAACACAGCAACACTCAAGCCCGGCAGGGTGAAGGTGAACTTGCCGCCCTTTCCGGCCTTGATGAAGGTGGTCTTCTCCTTGACAACATTGATACCAGTGAAGGGGTCGTTGTATCCATACGGATCCTCCGGCCCAGTAAGCACCGTCAAGTTGGCAACCGCTCCCTCGTTGAGACCATCAAACTTCAACGACACCGGGATCGATTCAGTCGAGTTGTAGACGGCAGCCTTGAAGATACCGGTGCCAGTCTCGCTCTTTCCGGCAACGTAGAACAGAGGGTCAAAGTTGGGCTTGCCGGCCGGGGCATCGACCGGGAGCGTCTCACGGATGATGTGGTGGGCGAGGATTCTCCAGACATACCAACTGGTCGAACGAGTGGTGAGGGCCGGGTCAGCGGCGTGCTGCACCCAGGTCATGCTCCATTGCCATCGGTCCAAGCTGCGAAGACCAGGCGCGTAAGTTGCACCGATGATCTTGTCACCGTTTCTCTCAGTGCTGATCAGGAAGATAGCCTCAGCAACACTGCCGCCCCACCAAGGCAAGGGCATGAGATCTCCCTCCCAAGCGATACCACCGTTAGGATGCGTCGACGCAGCCTCGCCGATGAGCGTCACGTTATCCTTGCTCAAGTTATCGAACTTGGCGAATCGCTCAACGAACTCATCGGGAGTCAGGTACGGGTGGTGATCACCGGCAGCGCCCGCGGGGATTGTCATGTTGTCGAAGATGGAGGGCGAGGCGATGATCTTGATGTCGGGGTACTTCTCGTTGAAggccttcatcatcatggggAAGCGGTAGTTGATGTACGACTCGAAGCCAGCAGGGCGTCCGGCAAGCCAGTCCTCGTTACCGATCTCAACCCACTTGACCTTCCAAGGCTTGGGGTGACCAAGCTTCGCGCGGACGGCACCCCATTTGGTGGTCTTAGCATCGCCAGTAAGGAACTCGATTTCATCGAGAGCCTGTTGGATgacccatcccatctcgGATTCGGGAACGAACGAGCCATCGAGGGCAAGACCAGCGAAGACACCGACAACTGTGGATGCGTTAGCAAGAGAAGTCACTCCAGAAAATGGGATCACATACTGGGCTCCAAGTTCATGTCATCGGCCCACTCCATGTACTCGACCAGACCCAAGCCAAGGGTTTGCTGGTACTCCCAGACACCAGCCATGCCCGGGCGATCCTTCAGGGGGCCAATGGTCTCGTACCACTTCCACCAAGTGTCCAAGGTGTTACCCTCGAGCATGTTGCCACCGGGGAAGCGCAAGAAGGTCTGTCAAGCGTTAACAAAGGCTCTTCTTTTCTGACTAGAGAGGACTTACCGGCTTGAGCTCAACCATCGTCTGCGCAAGATCAATTCTCAGCCCATTCTTCCTTCCTTTGAATGTCGGAGGGAACAAGCTGATCAAGTTGAGGTCCAAAGATCCGTCCTTTGCGCCCTGCACCACATCATGTCAACCCAACTTCTATCACAGCCAATATCAAAGAAGCACATACCTCGGCATCCCACTGCACAACaaaggtgttgttgctgttgggcgCATCCTTGAAAGGCACCAactcaaactccttctcgGTCC
This genomic window contains:
- a CDS encoding hypothetical protein (EggNog:ENOG503NV11; COG:G) — its product is MIHLKPALAALLALSTQCVAIDLFVKSSGGNKTTDIMYGLMHEDINNSGDGGIYAELISNRAFQGSEKFPSNLDNWSPVGGATLTLQKLAKPLSSALPYSVNVANPKEGKGKVKDTKGKKVGLANAGFWGMDVKRQKYTGSFHVTGEYKGDFEVSLRSAITGETFGKKVVKGGSKKGKWTEKEFELVPFKDAPNSNNTFVVQWDAEGAKDGSLDLNLISLFPPTFKGRKNGLRIDLAQTMVELKPTFLRFPGGNMLEGNTLDTWWKWYETIGPLKDRPGMAGVWEYQQTLGLGLVEYMEWADDMNLEPIVGVFAGLALDGSFVPESEMGWVIQQALDEIEFLTGDAKTTKWGAVRAKLGHPKPWKVKWVEIGNEDWLAGRPAGFESYINYRFPMMMKAFNEKYPDIKIIASPSIFDNMTIPAGAAGDHHPYLTPDEFVERFAKFDNLSKDNVTLIGEAASTHPNGGIAWEGDLMPLPWWGGSVAEAIFLISTERNGDKIIGATYAPGLRSLDRWQWSMTWVQHAADPALTTRSTSWYVWRILAHHIIRETLPVDAPAGKPNFDPLFYVAGKSETGTGIFKAAVYNSTESIPVSLKFDGLNEGAVANLTVLTGPEDPYGYNDPFTGINVVKEKTTFIKAGKGGKFTFTLPGLSVAVLETADAVKGGKGKGKGKGKGN